The following proteins are co-located in the Periplaneta americana isolate PAMFEO1 chromosome 12, P.americana_PAMFEO1_priV1, whole genome shotgun sequence genome:
- the LOC138710737 gene encoding cuticle protein 16.5-like has protein sequence MKVLVTVAVLAVSAVLASEEPASTKQKRGVLGLGYGYDYGLHAAPSLPLTYAAPLAYHAPLTSYHAPLTLPVAKVAYSALPVAKVAYTAPITKFAYTAPIAKLAYAAPITYTKYASPLHYW, from the coding sequence GTGACTGTAGCTGTTTTGGCTGTTTCTGCCGTGCTGGCATCAGAGGAGCCTGCGTCAACGAAGCAGAAACGCGGAGTACTGGGACTTGGCTACGGCTATGACTATGGTCTGCATGCTGCCCCCAGTCTACCTCTGACTTATGCTGCTCCTCTCGCATACCACGCACCCCTCACATCCTACCACGCACCTCTCACTCTTCCCGTTGCGAAGGTAGCTTATTCTGCTCTGCCAGTTGCAAAAGTTGCCTACACTGCCCCCATTACCAAATTTGCATACACGGCACCAATTGCAAAGTTGGCATATGCAGCTCCTATCACCTATACTAAATACGCGTCACCTCTACATTACTGGTGA